One Solanum pennellii chromosome 10, SPENNV200 genomic region harbors:
- the LOC107002516 gene encoding regulatory-associated protein of TOR 1-like, which produces MCLFRLVCSTRPHPKVERVVGVGFQPGLQPAKVVSASQAGDIQFLDMRNLKAAYLTIDAHRGSLTSLAVHRHAPLIASSSLKQLIKVFNLEGKQLGSIRYLSTFMAQTIGSVRCLTFHPYQVLLAAGAADACVSIYADEISPPT; this is translated from the exons ATGTGTTTGTTTAGGCTTGTTTGTTCAACCCGACCTCATCCCAAAGTGGAAAGAGTTGTTGGGGTTGGCTTTCAACCTGGACTTCAACCAGCAAAG GTTGTCAGTGCATCTCAGGCTGGTGATATTCAGTTCCTCGATATGAGAAATCTCAAGGCGGCTTACCTGACTATTGATGCTCACAGGGGATCACTTACATCTCTGGCGGTACATCGTCATGCACCCCTTATAGCAAGTAGTTCATTAAAGCAACTTATCAAAGTGTTCAACCTGGAGGGTAAGCAGTTAGGCAGCATTAGGTATTTGTCCACCTTCATGGCTCAGACGATTGGATCTGTAAGATGCCTTACCTTCCATCCCTATCAAGTGCTGCTTGCTGCTGGTGCAGCAGATGCCTGTGTTTCTATCTACGCTGATGAGATTTCCCCACCAACATAA